One genomic segment of Acanthochromis polyacanthus isolate Apoly-LR-REF ecotype Palm Island chromosome 9, KAUST_Apoly_ChrSc, whole genome shotgun sequence includes these proteins:
- the znf644a gene encoding zinc finger protein 644a, with protein sequence MAAEMSCLTGVDEDDKDVDPEINALTLLQEPMTMAQESTSCSDSFGKPSLKQNSVLNVLSDEDMLSPVGLGNGPSSHQATQAHELNSISSEKEEEKSITPLKTVQEIDTAGIWGFDESPENSLDNFSSASDLHWDPHKEFMQFLWENHSDSPGEEPKEEVSSANSQRRRKRKMDMVVMVDPSEDLYPDLSPKSSEELSDTEDQVDSIPVRKVRKSRKFSKSQSLPTGKVSKYPNGTVKAIKEILYHAPARNSHENSIGHGLSPLKGRLSINSHSEGKPSCYPCSKCKLVFKKEHHLHRHMKSHVDSPTISPKPFICRECGQSFRQSGSLIEHMSIHHEKRTRLTEEIKDVNDKKKEDKKLFCPQCPFGTNCPNTFVQHAKTHEKDKRRFSCDKCSFRTLSENDLRRHNIMQHTVITVRKHIQNDDSGNFSCTICSYRAFSRHVFTNHLLRRHQLSFEEYEAEQLSERNAQPSKEQHVPTCKTPVEDAEFTSKISIKNQITSKRVCSPNESNDISDLFRNSKIRRGPKSQLTESKLDKSINVLLSRQRHGKKTAEHRKESNNCSTSVQDSKSDNDGYEELPATLAVKAEDLSLSSNGPKLNIDHSTLKKSPSKRKMSTPYRNTSDQDTCFILPKPLPSPRKGNQEEEVSDYDEKDIFQFKDTDANSNLFDNGIKKEKQNIIYTYSRRMSMRGALQASKRLFEKIKTEEQEQDDPEIKEECIETEVFQETFEAHQIPLGESFGDDLSDFESDRKNCPYCPAVFESGVGLSNHVRGHLHRVGLSYNARHVVPPEQVASQDRRPRIRRKMSAYRRLKKALQLEQSESETVKSIHSCPLCGDSFDNRTGQSNHIRGHLKKLGRSFSTKNKSPLILLRELMRDKKEFQRALQIIGKRRNHFHYGASPKLPGADRFTSPPTGIPKSHSITSVCTDAKPLMPTFSLAGIDSDKRQLETKLDVKDSLSGTTALIGILKKRKCQEDARLKGSSQMSRNVLTVSSNSEHSSGRVASSLPNSVSEKGEFNRKVCIHCNATFHSGVSLSNHLRAYAKRKRIALLEGTTIDCKAVRTRSRPGSKKKTLPLPQTPEEMYRLTCRFCDLVFQGPLSVQEDWIKHLQRHIMNTSVPHTGLGMVEVTSLPTDPPTLKTDQDSSLTVTHAAS encoded by the exons CGCAAGAATCAACCTCTTGCAGTGATTCTTTTGGCAAGCCATCTCTGAAACAAAACAGTgtcttaaatgttttgtcagaTGAAGATATGTTGTCTCCAGTTGGCCTGGGAAATGGACCTTCTTCGCATCAGGCTACTCAAGCCCATGAACTCAACAGCATCTCCAgtgaaaaagaggaggaaaagagcATCACCCCGCtaaaaactgtgcaggaaaTCGACACTGCAGGAATTTGGGGGTTTGATGAGTCACCTGAGAACTCATTGGATAATTTTAGTAGTGCCAGCGACCTTCATTGGGACCCTCACAAAGAGTTTATGCAGTTTCTTTGGGAGAACCACAGCGATTCCCCTGGTGAGGAACCTAAAGAGGAAGTCTCTTCTGCCAACAGCCAAAGGAGAAGGAAACGGAAAATGGACATGGTCGTCATGGTGGATCCCTCAGAAGACCTTTACCCTGATCTGAGCCCCAAGTCATCTGAGGAACTGTCTGACACTGAAGACCAAGTAGACTCCATTCCTGTCAGGAAAGTCAGAAAGTCAAGGAAGTTCTCCAAGTCACAGTCATTACCAACAGGGAAAGTGTCCAAGTATCCCAATGGAACTGTGAAGGCCATCAAGGAAATACTTTATCATGCACCTGCAAGAAACTCACATGAGAACAGTATAGGTCATGGGCTGTCACCTTTGAAGGGAAGGCTCTCAATAAATTCTCATTCAGAAGGCAAGCCCTCATGTTACCCTTGCTCAAAATGCAAGCTTGTATTCAAGAAAGAGCATCATTTGCATCGTCATATGAAGTCTCATGTTGACTCTCCTACTATTTCACCAAAGCCTTTTATATGCCGAGAATGTGGACAGTCTTTCAGACAAAGCGGTTCGCTTATTGAGCACATGTCCATCCATCATGAGAAGAGAACAAGACTCACTGAAGAGATCAAAGATGTGAATGATAAAAAGAAAGAGGATAAAAAGCTTTTTTGCCCTCAGTGCCCATTTGGAACAAACTGCCCAAACACATTTGTTcaacatgcaaaaacacatgAGAAGGACAAGAGAAGGTTTAGCTGTGACAAATGTAGCTTCAGGACTCTGAGTGAGAATGATCTTAGGAGACATAACATTATGCAGCACACTGTTATCACGGTTAGAAAGCATATCCAGAATGATGACTCTGGAAACTTCTCCTGTACCATTTGTTCTTATAGAGCCTTTAGCAGACATGTTTTTACCAATCACCTTCTGCGACGCCATCAGCTTAGCTTTGAGGAATATGAAGCTGAACAACTTAGTGAGAGAAATGCACAACCATCTAAAGAGCAGCATGTGCCTACTTGTAAAACTCCTGTTGAAGATGCAGAGTTTACATCTAAAATCTCGATAAAAAATCAAATCACTTCAAAAAGAGTTTGTTCGCCCAATGAGTCTAATGATATTTCAGACTTATTCAGAAATAGCAAGATTAGGAGAGGTCCCAAGTCTCAACTAACAGAATCAAAACTTGACAAATCCATTAACGTTCTCCTGTCTCGACAAAGACATGGAAAGAAGACTGCAGAACACAGGAAGGAAAGCAATAATTGCAGTACATCTGTTCAAGATTCCAAAAGTGACAACGATGGCTATGAAGAGTTGCCAGCAACATTGGCTGTCAAGGCTGAGGATTTGTCTTTATCCTCAAATGGCCCTAAGTTGAATATAGATCATTCAACACTCAAAAAGTCACCATCTAAAAGGAAAATGTCCACCCCATATCGCAACACTTCTGATCAAGACACATGCTTCATCTTACCAAAACCTTTACCAAGTCCCAGAAAAGGGaaccaagaagaagaagtgtcAGACTATGATGAAAAGGACATTTTCCAGTTCAAGGATACTGATGCCAACTCTAACCTATTTGACAATGgcatcaaaaaagaaaaacaaaacatcatttaCACCTATAGCAGAAGAATGTCCATGAGGGGTGCACTCCAGGCATCTAAGAGGCTGTTTGAGAAAATAAAGACGGAAGAGCAAGAACAGGATGACCCTGAAATCAAAGAAGAATGCATAGAAACAGAAGTATTTCAAGAAACCTTTGAGGCCCACCAAATACCATTGGGCGAGTCCTTCGGGGATGATTTGTCAGACTTTGAATCGGACCGCAAGAACTGTCCGTACTGTCCTGCAGTTTTTGAGTCAGGTGTTGGATTGTCCAATCATGTGAGAGGACATCTTCATAGGGTTGGACTTAGCTACAATGCACGCCATGTTGTGCCTCCTGAGCAGGTGGCTTCTCAGGATAGGAGGCCACGAATCCGACGGAAGATGTCAGCTTACCGGCGATTGAAAAAAG catTACAGCTGGAACAGTCGGAATCCGAGACTGTGAAGAGCATCCACTCATGCCCATTGTGCGGGGACTCATTTGATAACAGGACTGGGCAGTCCAACCACATACGAGGCCACCTCAAAAAGCTTGGTAGAAGCTTTTCTACAAAGAACAAATCCCCATTAATTTTACTGCGGGAGTTGATGCGCGACAAGAAGGAGTTCCAGCGGGCCCTTCAGATCATCGGAAAGAGACGGAACCATTTCCACTATGGTGCTTCACCAAAGCTGCCCGGTGCTGATCGCTTCACGTCGCCACCCACTGGAATCCCAAAAAGTCATTCGATTACAAGTGTTTGCACTGATGCCAAACCACTGATGCCCACATTCTCTTTAGCGGGAATCGATTCTGATAAAAGGCAACTGGAGACTAAGTTGGATGTTAAAGATTCACTCTCAGGCACAACCGCCTTGATAGGAATTCTGAAGAAGAGGAAGTGTCAGGAAGATGCCAGACTAAAGGGATCCTCTCAGATGTCAAGAAACGTGTTAACAGTTTCTTCAAACAGTGAGCACAGTTCAGGAAGAGTTGCATCTTCACTGCCAAACTCAGTATCTG AGAAGGGTGAATTCAACAGGAAGGTGTGCATCCATTGCAATGCAACTTTCCACAGTGGAGTCAGCTTGTCTAATCACCTCCGGGcatatgcaaaaagaaaaaggattGCCTTACTCGAGGGAACCA CGATTGACTGTAAGGCGGTTAGGACACGTTCAAGGCCCGGCTCAAAGAAGAAGACACTGCCCTTACCACAAACTCCAGAGGAAATGTACAGGCTCACCTGCAG GTTCTGTGACCTCGTCTTCCAGGGTCCCTTGTCAGTTCAGGAGGACTGGATCAAACATTTACAGAGACACATTATGAACACTAGTGTCCCTCACACTGGGCTAGGCATGGTTGAGGTCACCTCGCTGCCCACAGACCCCCCGACCCTCAAGACTGATCAAGACAGCTCTTTGACAGTCACACATGCTGCCTCATGA